A window of the Tunturibacter empetritectus genome harbors these coding sequences:
- a CDS encoding heavy metal translocating P-type ATPase — protein sequence MPGSLNIKDGADANVTAPAEITALVEHVTIPVFGMTCAACQSFLQRELAGQAGVRDATVNLMLHNATVTFDPDATSTSALVDAIRSTGYGAEFPAEHQSALEEQEQHDEAQLMEYRQLRLKAVTSLIAGGVAMLLSMPLMTPLMTIGGTGGLERMKDPLMSWSTRVIDPLLRSVLPWMYRMDAEVIRWFLFALATFILGWAGRRFYIKAWSALLHRTADMNTLVALGTGAAYLYSAASTIAPGFFVARGIAPDVYFEAAILIIGLVLTGSALESRAKGQTASALRKLVQLQPKTATVLRDGIESSVPLESIQSGDIVLVRPGERIPTDGEVISGRSSVDESMLTGESLPIEKTARDRVMGGTLNQRGSLQYRATSLGAASTLAQIVRLLREAQGSRAPIQRIADRISAIFVPTVLAIAIVTFAAWQLFAPHSGVMQAFAAAVTVLVIACPCAMGLAVPTAVMVATGRGANYGILIKGGEALQRLEKIDTIVLDKTGTVTAGRPEVTDFFLAASGNDVAGTQSGSTAEDHVLLATAALERASEHPLADAIVQYAAARGLNPPHAEEFESLPGLGVVGVVDRETVLIGNTALMEKYGVFVEPMVSTSERMSVEGKTPLWIAIEGRLAAVLAVADTIKSSSFDAVRKMHDEGLRVVMLTGDNERTALAIAQRVGIDEVIAGVLPAGKVDAIKGLQAEHRVVAMVGDGVNDAPALAQADVGLTMASGADIAMEAGDVTLMRSDLTGVAAAIILSRATMRVMRQNLFWAFVYNVIGIPVAAGALYPAFGLLLSPVIASAAMALSSFSVVTNSLRLRRLRLE from the coding sequence ATGCCGGGTAGTCTGAATATCAAAGACGGAGCTGACGCCAACGTGACTGCCCCAGCCGAAATCACGGCTTTGGTAGAGCATGTCACTATTCCGGTCTTCGGGATGACCTGCGCGGCGTGTCAGTCCTTTCTTCAGCGGGAGCTTGCCGGCCAGGCTGGGGTGCGGGATGCGACGGTCAACCTGATGCTGCACAATGCGACGGTGACGTTCGATCCTGATGCGACTTCGACCTCTGCGCTGGTAGATGCGATTCGAAGCACAGGCTACGGCGCTGAGTTCCCTGCCGAACATCAGTCCGCCCTCGAAGAACAAGAGCAACACGACGAGGCGCAGCTGATGGAGTATCGGCAACTGCGACTAAAGGCTGTGACAAGCCTGATCGCCGGTGGAGTGGCTATGCTCCTGTCGATGCCGCTGATGACGCCACTGATGACGATTGGCGGCACGGGCGGGCTGGAGCGAATGAAAGATCCGCTGATGAGCTGGAGCACGCGGGTGATTGATCCATTGTTGCGCAGCGTGCTTCCCTGGATGTATCGGATGGATGCGGAAGTGATTCGCTGGTTTCTCTTTGCGCTTGCGACATTCATTCTGGGATGGGCGGGGCGACGTTTTTACATCAAGGCATGGTCTGCGCTTCTGCATAGGACGGCGGATATGAATACGCTAGTGGCGCTTGGCACCGGCGCTGCGTATCTCTACTCGGCTGCAAGTACGATCGCACCCGGATTTTTTGTGGCGCGCGGCATCGCCCCCGATGTTTATTTTGAAGCTGCCATTCTGATCATTGGATTGGTGCTGACTGGGAGTGCGCTGGAGAGCAGGGCGAAGGGACAGACGGCAAGCGCTCTGCGAAAGCTTGTGCAGCTTCAACCGAAGACTGCGACCGTTCTGCGAGATGGTATCGAGAGCAGCGTACCGTTGGAGTCGATCCAGAGTGGCGACATTGTGCTGGTGCGGCCTGGCGAGCGAATCCCTACGGATGGAGAGGTGATCTCGGGCAGGAGTAGCGTAGACGAGTCGATGCTTACAGGCGAGTCATTGCCGATTGAAAAGACGGCTCGAGACAGGGTGATGGGGGGAACGCTGAACCAGCGGGGATCGCTGCAGTACCGGGCGACTAGCCTGGGGGCGGCCAGCACGTTGGCACAGATCGTGCGCCTCCTGCGTGAGGCCCAGGGATCTCGTGCTCCGATTCAACGGATCGCGGATCGTATCAGCGCGATATTTGTTCCTACTGTGCTGGCGATTGCTATCGTTACCTTCGCGGCGTGGCAGTTGTTCGCGCCGCACTCGGGCGTGATGCAGGCGTTTGCGGCTGCTGTCACCGTGTTGGTGATTGCCTGCCCCTGCGCGATGGGTTTGGCTGTTCCGACGGCGGTGATGGTGGCGACGGGACGAGGAGCCAACTATGGGATTCTGATCAAAGGTGGTGAGGCTCTTCAGCGATTAGAGAAGATCGATACGATCGTGCTGGACAAGACGGGGACCGTTACGGCGGGGCGTCCCGAGGTTACTGATTTTTTTCTCGCTGCAAGTGGTAACGATGTGGCTGGAACACAGAGCGGGAGTACCGCCGAGGATCACGTCCTGCTCGCTACCGCAGCCTTGGAACGCGCCAGTGAACACCCACTTGCTGACGCCATCGTCCAATACGCCGCAGCGCGTGGTTTAAATCCACCTCATGCTGAGGAGTTTGAATCGCTTCCCGGACTTGGCGTGGTGGGAGTCGTCGATAGGGAAACCGTATTGATCGGCAATACTGCATTGATGGAGAAGTACGGTGTCTTCGTTGAACCGATGGTTTCGACCTCCGAGCGAATGTCAGTGGAAGGAAAGACTCCGCTATGGATTGCGATCGAGGGCAGACTGGCCGCCGTTCTCGCGGTTGCAGATACGATCAAATCTAGCTCTTTCGACGCTGTTCGGAAGATGCACGACGAGGGGCTTCGCGTGGTGATGCTTACCGGCGATAACGAACGCACAGCTCTTGCCATTGCACAGAGGGTTGGCATCGATGAGGTGATTGCGGGCGTGCTCCCTGCGGGCAAGGTGGATGCCATCAAGGGTCTTCAAGCGGAACATCGCGTGGTCGCGATGGTGGGAGACGGGGTCAACGATGCTCCTGCGTTGGCACAGGCTGATGTGGGGCTTACGATGGCCAGTGGCGCGGATATCGCTATGGAAGCTGGCGATGTAACGCTGATGCGGAGCGATCTCACCGGCGTGGCTGCAGCGATAATCCTATCGCGGGCCACGATGCGCGTGATGCGGCAGAATTTGTTCTGGGCCTTCGTCTATAACGTGATCGGAATTCCAGTTGCGGCTGGTGCGCTCTATCCGGCGTTTGGTTTGCTGCTGAGCC